Proteins encoded together in one Dermacentor variabilis isolate Ectoservices chromosome 2, ASM5094787v1, whole genome shotgun sequence window:
- the LOC142572737 gene encoding mid1-interacting protein 1A, translated as MESANSLSPRRLSAIGASQKSRRQSYAGQSLSQDSAPPGGQLKRVPTVSGPVSALDNLQMYRLDANHRGSSSSASRRTSRNEDAFTCSQQSILSAMDRFVRSVNNMDATVLVPSRLRDMDLTDKAGRAPPANLMQTDLYSFYNMLNDVKNELLWGPSAAATSAVVPLTGALLRPPPKHTRQPSDDSLGSTGSTSDTDSDVDSVVTDRDGLEQSLHLAAAFRHHLQGLHAILHQLADSADYLACRYQEEVDASAL; from the coding sequence ATGGAGAGTGCAAACAGTCTGAGCCCTAGGCGACTTTCCGCCATTGGAGCGAGTCAAAAGTCGCGGCGGCAGTCTTACGCGGGGCAGTCTCTCTCTCAGGACTCGGCTCCTCCCGGCGGCCAGCTGAAGCGGGTGCCCACGGTGAGCGGACCGGTGTCTGCCTTGGACAACCTACAGATGTATCGGCTCGACGCTAACCACCGGGGCTCAAGCTCCAGCGCCTCCCGGCGCACTAGCCGCAACGAGGATGCATTCACCTGTTCGCAGCAGAGCATCCTCAGCGCCATGGATCGGTTCGTCAGGTCCGTGAACAACATGGATGCCACGGTGCTGGTGCCGTCGAGGCTGCGCGACATGGACCTCACCGACAAGGCGGGTCGGGCGCCGCCGGCCAACCTGATGCAGACGGACCTCTACTCCTTCTACAACATGCTCAACGACGTCAAGAACGAGCTGCTGTGGGGGCCTAGCGCGGCCGCCACCTCCGCCGTGGTGCCGCTGACCGGGGCGCTGCTACGGCCGCCCCCGAAGCACACGCGGCAGCCCTCGGACGACAGCCTCGGGTCCACGGGATCCACGTCCGACACCGACTCGGACGTCGACAGCGTGGTCACGGACCGCGACGGGCTCGAGCAGAGCCTTCACCTGGCCGCCGCCTTCAGGCATCACCTGCAGGGCCTCCACGCCATCCTGCATCAGCTCGCCGACTCGGCCGACTACCTGGCGTGCAGGTATCAGGAGGAAGTTGACGCATCGGCGCTCTGA